In the Natrinema sp. CBA1119 genome, GAGTCGGTCGGCGACTCGATCCGGTCCCTCGATCCGCTCGTTCTCTCGTTGCTGGTTCTGGCCGTCGTTGCGCTCGTCCTGGGTGGCTGGTGGGTGATTCGGTGGTTTCGGCGACCGCCGGGCGTTCGGCTCCAGCGCGTGCTAGCGACGCACGACGACGTGACGGTCCTGATGCATCCGAACCCCGATCCCGACGCCATGTCCTGTGCGATGGGCGTCGCGAAGATCGCCGAGTCGGTCGACACCGACGCGGCCCTGCAGTTCTCCGGCGAGATCCGCCACCAGGAAAACCGCGCGTTCCGGACCGTCCTCGATCTGGACATCGAGTCCGTCGACGCGAGCTCGCAACTCGAGTCGGACGCGGTGGTGCTGGTCGATCACAACACGCCGCGGGGGTTCACCGGGGCCCAGACCGTCGAACCGATCGCGGTCGTCGACCACCATCCCGGCAACGGGGCCGGCACGAAGTTCACCGACGTGCGGACGGACTACGGTGCGGCGTCGACGATCATCGTCGAGTACCTGCACGACATCGGCGCGACGATGGCCGACGAGGAGGACTCGAGCGGGCTCGAGATTTCGCCGGAGCTGGCGACCGGACTACTCTACGGTATCCAGTCCGATACGAACCACCTGACGAACGGCTGTTCGCGGGCGGAGTTCGACGCCTGCGCTGCCCTGTTTTCCGGGATCGACGAGGACCTGCTCGACCGGATCGCTAACCCGCAGGTCAGCGACGACGTGTTGCAGGTCAAGGCGACGGCGATCACCCAGAAGCGCGTCGAGGGCCCCTTCGCCGTCTGCGACGTCGGCGAGATCGGCAACGTCGACGCGATTCCCCAGGCCGCGGACGAACTCATGCATCTCGAGGGAGTCACGGCGGTCGTCGTCTACGGCGAACACGACGGGACGCTCCACCTCTCCGGCCGATCGCGCGACGACCGGGTCCACATGGGCGAGACGCTACGCCACGCCATCAGCGACATTCCGATGGCCAGCGCGGGCGGCCACGCGCGGATGGGCGGCGGACAGCTCTCGGTCGACCACATGAACGGAATCGGCCCCTCCGACGGGATCAGTCGCGACGAGTTCGAGGAACGGCTCTTTTCCGCGATGTCGGGCGAGCGATAGCGTTAGTCGGCGCGTTCGCACACCGACCGCAGCGCTCCCGGATCGGCGGTCTCACCGGTCGCGACGAAGTGTGCCGCACACGCGTTTCCCAGTGCCAAGGCCGTCTCGAGGGGCCACTCGCGGGCCAGTGCGCAGGCCAGGCCGGCCGAAAACCGGTCGCCAGCGCCGGTCGTTCGCCGCGGGTCGCCGAGGTCGACCATCTCGACGGCGGCAGCATCGTCGCGTGTCGTCCCGACGGCCGCGTCCGACCCATGAGAGACGACCGCGGTGATGTCGATCGCCGAGCGCAGCGCCGCGGTCCGACTTCGGATCCGCGCGTCGCTCGTCACGTCAGCGCCGCGAGTGCGAGCCGACGCGTCGGCGGTCCTCACGGCGGCCGCGAGTTCCGTCGGGTTAACGCTCAGAACTACCTCGAGTGACGCGGCGGCCGAGTCAGCTCGCGAGAGGGCGTCGAACAGCCTATCGAGCGCCGACGGATCGACGGTGTCGATCGGACCGGGGTCGACCACAATCGGGAGCCGCGTATCATGGGAGGCCGTCGCCAGCCGATCGAAGACCGATGTCAGTCCCCGCACGGAGATCCAGTTCGTGCAACAGAGCGCGTCCGCGCCGACGATTCGCTCCCAGTCGATGACCGCGAGGAGATCCTCGAGTCCCCAGTCCTCGGTCGGACCCGGCTCCGAAAACTGGATTTCGTCGGGGCCGACGTCGACCACGCGAACCGTGGCCGGCGTCCCCATCGAATGCGTTTCGAAGGGGAAATCGGAGCATACCGGGTCGTCGAGGTGACCGACGAGTGTCGCCCGCTCGCCGAGCGCGTGGACCTGCGTCGCCGCGTTGACCGCCTGCCCGCCGGGCCGGACGTCGATCGGCTCGAGCGCGAACGAGCGAGTGCCCGCGGCGAGCTGGTCGGTAAACGCGTCGATCTCCTCGAGGCGATCGACGCGCGCCCCTGCGATTGCATACCAGCGGTCGACGCTACCGTCGGGGAGCGCGACGATGCGGCAGGTGTCGCCGGTTTCGAGGGGGTCGAGCCGATCACGAAGCTCGTCGTAGCTCACGGTCGAGACTGTGTCGCTCGGGGGCAAAACGATACGGCCGGCACATCGGTACGGCCGGCACATCGGTACGGCCAGCACATCGGTACGGCCAGCACATCGCTCCGGCCGGCACGTCGGTACGCCTGGCGTGTCGACCGGCCGGTCGGTCGACCGCCCTCAAACTGGTCTCGAGTCGACGATGCCACTGCAACCGTCGGTGGCCACTCGCTGGGGTGGAGCGCCGCGATCCGAGCGGACGGGTCGGCTGCCGGTCCCTATCGAATCTCCTTCCACTCCGCCTCGCAGTCAGGGCAGATCCGAACCGTCTTGATCTCGTCCGGGTCGTTTTCGGTCTTCAGCGGCTTCTCGCACTCGGCGCAGACGAGCCGATCGTAGGTGTCCTTCTCGAGTTCGTCTTCGCGGAGAGCCTTCCGGACTGATTTCATAGTCGGACTGTAAGCAGGAGGGGAAGAAAAAGACCGGTGCTCTTTCGGACCCCGAGTCGGCCCTCGTTCCCGAGGCAGACGGCCGTCAGCGAGAGCGTTTCGGCCGCCCTCGAGACCGCTCTCGCCCCCGTCCGTAATCGCGTCTCTCCCATGATCGCTCCCGGGTACCGATTCGGCGGTGCCTCTTCGTATACTCATCGGGCTGACACGCCTGCTGACAGTCGACAGTATATCTGGCCGGAGTCGTGGCCGTTTTACCGGCTCGCTCGAACAACTCACCGATGGAGTACGTCCAGGAGCGGATCGCGACGCTCCACGAGTTCGGCGAGGGCGACGGGATGAGCGATGCCCTCGCCCGCGACGCCGCCGCCGCGGTCGGCGAGACGGCCATCGTCGTCCCGATGACCGTCCGCGAGTACGAGAGCCCCGCCGCCGAACGCGTCCTCGGCGAACTCGAGCGCCTCGAGCCGGCGCCAGCGGCGGTCTTCGTTCCCGTCCGCGCCGACGACGACGAGATCGGGACGTTCCGCGAGTGGCTCGGTTCCTTCGCGCTGCCGACGCGCGTCCTCTGGTGTAACGCGCCCGGCGTCGATGCGCTGCTCGCCGAGGCGGGACTGGCGGGCGACTTCGGAAAGGGCCGTGACGTCTGGCTCGCGCTCGGACCCGCCGCCGATGAAGGCGACTCCGTCGTCGTCCACGACGCCGACGCTCGAAGTTACGAGGCCGAGCACGTCCACCGGCTGCTCGCGCCGCTGACGATGGACTATGAGTTTTCGAAGGGGTACTACGCTCGCGTCGAACGCAACCGGCTCTACGGTCGGCTCTTCCGCCTGTTTTACGAGCCGCTCGTTCGAACGCTCGCGGACACCCACGACGCGCCGATCGTCGACTATCTCGGCGCGTTCCGGTACGCGCTGGCCGGCGAGTTCGCCGCGACCGACGAGCTCGCCCGACGGCTCCGCCCACCGCGCGCGTGGGGCCTCGAGGTCGGCACGCTCGGCGACGCCTACGAGATCGCCGGCTTCGGCGGGACCGCCCAGGTCGACCTCGGCCGCCACGAGCACGACCACCGCGCGGTCGCCGGCGACGCCGGTCTCGAGCGAATGAGCCGCGAGGTCGCCGCCGCGCTCTTGCGCGTGCTCGAGGAACACGGGGTTGACCCAGACTACGAGACGCTGCCGGAGCGGTATCGCGCCGTCGGCGGCGAGCTGATCGAGGGCTATCGCGCCGACGCGGCGTTCAACGGCCTCGAGTACGATCCCGCGGACGAACGGGACCAGCTGGCGCGCTACGCTGGATCGATCGCACCGCCGGGATCGGACGCGCGCCTGCCGCGGTGGACCGAGGCCCCGTTCGCGCCGTCCGACGTGCTCGCGGCGGCCCGGCCGTGGCGGGACCGGCGCATCGGCTCGCGCTCGCAAGACTAATCCACTCACCGGCCGTTGGATCGCGTATGGATGCGACCGCCGACGAACTGGCCGGCGTGGTCGATCTCTTTGGCGGGCTGACCCGCGAGGAGCTGGAGCGGGCGCTCGCCGAAGCGGCCTACCGCGCCGACGGGCAGGCCGTCGACGACGGGGCCCTCGAGACGGCGATCGACGAGGCGCTCGAGTCGTTCGCGCTCGTTCGGTACGATCTCGCCGGTCGGGACGAGACGTCGACGACCGCGGACGACGAAGCGCTATTGGTTCCCGGTCCGACGGCGTTTCCGACGGTGCCGGAGCACGCGGAAGACCTCCCACACATTCTCGACGTCGAGCGGCGTCGGCCCGCTCGCGAGCCGCTGGGCGAGGCGGCCCGGGAGCGCTTCGTCGCGGCCGCCGACGAGGCCGTCACCAAGGGGGACGCAGCGCGACTCCGAACCCTGCTCGACGTCAGCTACGACATCGAGGCGTGGGCCCCCGTCGATCTCGCGGACGAACGGACGCGACTGGAGGACACCCTCGAGGAATGACGACGAGACTGACCCTCGATCCGATCGCGGCGTACGAGCCCACCGAGATCACCGATCAGGAGTACGACGCGGCCGTCCTCGCGCCGATCGTCGACCGCGACGGCGAGGACCACCTGCTCTTCACCCGCCGGGCCGACCACCTCGGCGAACACCCCGGACAGATGAGTTTTCCCGGCGGCGGGGCCGAGTCGATCGACGAGACGATTCTCGAGACGGCGCTCAGAGAGGCCAACGAGGAGATCGGCCTCGAGCGCAGCGAAGCCGAAGTCGTGGGCCAACTCGATGACATCCGGACGGTCACCGAGTACGCCGTGACGCCCTTCGTCGCGCACGTGCCCGATCGGGAGTACGTTCGCGAGGAGAGTGAGGTCGCCGAAATCGTCGTCCTCCCCCTCTCGGGGCTGCTCGATCCGGACAACTACGAGTACGAGCGCCGGAGCCACCCCTACTACGGCGAGATCGTGATTCACTACTTCCGCGTGAACGGCTACACCGTCTGGGGTGCGACGGGACGGATTCTGGTGCAGTTGCTCGAGTTGGCGACGGCGTTCGAAGCGCCCGAGAAAGTCGATCGGTCGGAGTTCTAACGGGCCCGATTCGTCCGGTTTCGTTCGACAAACGATTTCTTGAGGGTTCGTTCAGAGCGCACAGGGATACTTCTGCACAGTGTCGCCGATCTACGTCTCGCTCCGGACCGATCAACCGACGTGCCGTGGCGCGCGCCTGGCCGCGGTGAGTCGCCGACGAACCGCGGGCTAAACTCGTGCGAGGGATGAGCGAACGCCGAAGGCGTGAGTGTTAGCGCGGAACCTCCGGTTCCGCGAACCATACGAACGGCGGCTCCGCCGCCGTGAGTAGAAATCGGTTGGGGAGGACGTGGCGATTCACTGTTGCCACGATAGCAGAGCGCTTCATTATGCGTCTTCTCGTCAAACAACCCGTTCGATAAACAGACATCGTCAACAGATCGGGACGGCCGAACTGCCGACGATCAGATTCACTCGAGGTCGCGTTCGAACGCCGCAGTTGCGTCTCGCGTCCTTGTCGATATCGTCGACGACCCTGCAATGTCGGCC is a window encoding:
- a CDS encoding carbohydrate kinase family protein, with the protein product MSYDELRDRLDPLETGDTCRIVALPDGSVDRWYAIAGARVDRLEEIDAFTDQLAAGTRSFALEPIDVRPGGQAVNAATQVHALGERATLVGHLDDPVCSDFPFETHSMGTPATVRVVDVGPDEIQFSEPGPTEDWGLEDLLAVIDWERIVGADALCCTNWISVRGLTSVFDRLATASHDTRLPIVVDPGPIDTVDPSALDRLFDALSRADSAAASLEVVLSVNPTELAAAVRTADASARTRGADVTSDARIRSRTAALRSAIDITAVVSHGSDAAVGTTRDDAAAVEMVDLGDPRRTTGAGDRFSAGLACALAREWPLETALALGNACAAHFVATGETADPGALRSVCERAD
- a CDS encoding CoA pyrophosphatase, with product MTTRLTLDPIAAYEPTEITDQEYDAAVLAPIVDRDGEDHLLFTRRADHLGEHPGQMSFPGGGAESIDETILETALREANEEIGLERSEAEVVGQLDDIRTVTEYAVTPFVAHVPDREYVREESEVAEIVVLPLSGLLDPDNYEYERRSHPYYGEIVIHYFRVNGYTVWGATGRILVQLLELATAFEAPEKVDRSEF
- a CDS encoding glycosyl transferase family 2, yielding MEYVQERIATLHEFGEGDGMSDALARDAAAAVGETAIVVPMTVREYESPAAERVLGELERLEPAPAAVFVPVRADDDEIGTFREWLGSFALPTRVLWCNAPGVDALLAEAGLAGDFGKGRDVWLALGPAADEGDSVVVHDADARSYEAEHVHRLLAPLTMDYEFSKGYYARVERNRLYGRLFRLFYEPLVRTLADTHDAPIVDYLGAFRYALAGEFAATDELARRLRPPRAWGLEVGTLGDAYEIAGFGGTAQVDLGRHEHDHRAVAGDAGLERMSREVAAALLRVLEEHGVDPDYETLPERYRAVGGELIEGYRADAAFNGLEYDPADERDQLARYAGSIAPPGSDARLPRWTEAPFAPSDVLAAARPWRDRRIGSRSQD
- a CDS encoding HVO_0758 family zinc finger protein; amino-acid sequence: MKSVRKALREDELEKDTYDRLVCAECEKPLKTENDPDEIKTVRICPDCEAEWKEIR
- a CDS encoding bifunctional oligoribonuclease/PAP phosphatase NrnA; protein product: MSLRSAPTAATFVGANPLVSESVGDSIRSLDPLVLSLLVLAVVALVLGGWWVIRWFRRPPGVRLQRVLATHDDVTVLMHPNPDPDAMSCAMGVAKIAESVDTDAALQFSGEIRHQENRAFRTVLDLDIESVDASSQLESDAVVLVDHNTPRGFTGAQTVEPIAVVDHHPGNGAGTKFTDVRTDYGAASTIIVEYLHDIGATMADEEDSSGLEISPELATGLLYGIQSDTNHLTNGCSRAEFDACAALFSGIDEDLLDRIANPQVSDDVLQVKATAITQKRVEGPFAVCDVGEIGNVDAIPQAADELMHLEGVTAVVVYGEHDGTLHLSGRSRDDRVHMGETLRHAISDIPMASAGGHARMGGGQLSVDHMNGIGPSDGISRDEFEERLFSAMSGER